A genomic stretch from Desulfotignum balticum DSM 7044 includes:
- a CDS encoding Druantia anti-phage system protein DruA — MEPLIIRNRKITAEDLPVIQAVVNEHWDKGRTHISRELCKHWNWVQPSGRLKDMACRELLLTLYRKGLIKYPPAKCGSHNVSKPAVMIHVDQTPINCTLKELGPVRVEMVRYTEHEPLYNSLVDQFHYLGYSQIVGNHLKYMAFAGDVPLACIGWGSAAWAVKSREQFIGWPKPVKNERLHYIANNTRYLILPWVTVKCLASRVLALNIKRISEDWHKMYHFPLYLLETFVEQDRFKGTCYQASNWILVGETKGTSKKGHKHLKHDKIKDVYVYPLHKHFKKLLIGDGISQAV; from the coding sequence ATGGAACCTTTAATCATCAGAAACCGCAAAATCACCGCCGAAGATCTGCCTGTTATCCAGGCGGTGGTTAACGAGCACTGGGACAAGGGTCGGACCCATATATCCCGGGAACTTTGCAAACACTGGAACTGGGTTCAGCCCAGCGGCCGGCTCAAGGACATGGCCTGCCGGGAACTGCTTTTGACCCTTTACCGAAAAGGGTTGATCAAATACCCACCTGCAAAATGCGGTTCCCATAACGTCAGCAAGCCTGCCGTCATGATTCATGTGGATCAGACCCCCATCAACTGCACCCTTAAAGAGCTTGGTCCTGTCCGGGTGGAGATGGTCCGGTATACAGAGCATGAACCTCTTTACAACAGTCTGGTGGATCAGTTTCATTACCTTGGATATTCCCAGATTGTGGGCAATCATCTCAAATACATGGCGTTTGCAGGAGATGTGCCCCTGGCCTGCATCGGCTGGGGATCGGCTGCCTGGGCTGTCAAATCCAGAGAACAATTCATCGGATGGCCAAAGCCGGTTAAAAACGAACGCCTTCATTATATTGCAAATAATACCCGGTACCTGATTCTTCCCTGGGTCACTGTAAAGTGTCTGGCTTCCAGGGTTCTGGCGCTGAACATCAAGCGGATCAGCGAGGACTGGCATAAGATGTATCATTTTCCATTATATCTGCTGGAGACCTTTGTGGAACAGGACCGGTTCAAGGGCACCTGCTATCAAGCCTCCAACTGGATTCTGGTGGGTGAGACCAAGGGGACGTCCAAAAAAGGACACAAGCATCTGAAGCATGACAAAATCAAGGATGTGTATGTGTACCCGCTGCATAAACATTTTAAAAAGCTGTTGATCGGAGATGGCATCTCTCAGGCGGTTTGA